The following coding sequences lie in one Apium graveolens cultivar Ventura chromosome 3, ASM990537v1, whole genome shotgun sequence genomic window:
- the LOC141712540 gene encoding uncharacterized protein LOC141712540 isoform X1: MFSLQKWKCSWSYVATIASIVALVSLLDLLLFHGVSYSTYLGSTQVRNSCMYVNCSTEGGTDQLMRNSPPLIDLNAQFPADLHKAVVYNGAPWKAEIGRWLSGCNSNATALKISEGISGKSCENNCSGQGICNHALGQCRCFHGFIGEGCTDRVQLSCNYPASDEEPYGRWVVSICPAYCDTTRAMCFCGEGTKYPTRPVAEACGFQVNLPAEPGAPALTNWSRADLDNIFTTNASKPGWCNVDPVEVYNHKMKFKTDCDCKYDGLWGAFCEVPVSCTCINQCSGHGYCRGGFCQCDQGWYGADCSIPSALASIGKWPQWLRPAQVNIPDHTQVTGDLDNITAVVEKKRPLIYVYDLPPEFNSLLLEGRHFKLECVNRIYDDVNNTLWTNNLYGSQMALYEQLLASPYRTINGEEADYFFVPVLDSCIITRADDAPHLSMQEHRGLRSSLTLEFYKNAYNHLVDQYPYWNRSLGRDHIWSFSWDEGACYAPKEIWNSMMLVHWGNTNSKHNHSTTAYWADNWDNISPDRRGDHPCFDPDKDLVLPAWKSPNLDSLKLKLWSWPREKRKMLFYFNGNLGPAYENGRPETTYSMGIRQKVAEEFGSVPNKEGNLGRQHADDVTVTPMRSDNYHEDLASSVFCGVMPGDGWSGRMEDSILQGCIPVIIQDGIFLPYENVLNYKSFSVRIKEDEIPSMMNVLRGINDTEIDFMLENVKKIWQRFLYRDSMLLEAERQKTVFGHVEAWAKELSQLKEDDVFATLIQVLHYKLHNEPWRQQFVYGKKEFGVPKECLINT; the protein is encoded by the exons ATGTTCTCTCTTCAGAAATGGAAGTGTTCGTGGTCTTATGTGGCTACAATTGCTTCGATTGTGGCTTTAGTTTCTTTGCTCGATTTGTTATTGTTTCACGGGGTGTCTTATTCGACCTATTTAGGATCTACCCAAGTTAGAAACTCGTGTATGTACGTAAATTGTTCAACTGAAGGAGGAACTGATCAACTTATGCGAAATTCACCACCattaattgatttaaatgctCAGTTTCCTGCTGATTTGCACAAAGCAGTGGTCTACAATGGCGCTCCGTGGAAGGCTGAGATTGGCCGTTGGTTATCTGGTTGTAATTCAAATGCTACTGCGTTGAAGATTTCCGAG GGTATTAGTGGCAAGAGCTGTGAAAACAATTGTAGTGGGCAAGGGATATGTAATCATGCGTTGGGTCAATGTCGCTGCTTTCATGGATTTATCG GAGAAGGATGCACAGATAGAGTTCAGTTAAGCTGCAATTATCCAGCATCAGATGAGGAACCATATGGACGGTGGGTTGTCTCAATATGCCCAGCTTACTGTGACACAACAAGAGCAATGTGCTTCTGCGGGGAAGGCACAAAGTACCCAACTCGTCCAGTTGCTGAGGCATGTGGGTTTCAAGTGAA CTTACCCGCTGAACCTGGGGCCCCTGCACTAACTAATTGGTCGAGAGCTGATTTAGATAATATCTTCACGACAAATGCTAGCAAACCTGGCTGGTGTAATGTGGATCCAGTGGAAGTCTATAATCATAAGATGAAGTTCAAAACGGACTGTGACTGTAAGTATGATGGTCTATGGGGAGCATTCTGTGAAGTACCTGTGTCATGCACTTGTATCAATCAATGCTCCGGTCATGGATATTGTCGTGGTGGATTTTGCCAG TGTGACCAAGGGTGGTATGGTGCAGATTGTAGTATCCCGTCAGCTTTAGCTTCAATTGGCAAGTGGCCTCAATGGCTTCGACCAGCTCAGGTCAATATTCCTGACCATACACAAGTTACTGGGGATCTTGACAATATCACTGCTGTGGTGGAAAAGAAAAGGCCATTAATATATGTTTACGATTTACCACCAGAATTCAACAGTTTACTACTGGAG GGACGACATTTCAAGCTTGAGTGTGTTAACAGAATCTATGATGACGTGAATAATACCTTATGGACAAATAATCTCTATGGCTCACAG ATGGCACTTTATGAACAATTACTAGCCAGTCCATACAGAACAATTAATGGAGAAGAAGCAGATTATTTTTTTGTCCCGGTTCTTGATTCGTGTATCATAACTCGTGCCGACGATGCACCCCATTTAAGCATGCAG GAACACAGGGGCTTAAGGAGCTCTTTGACATTGGAGTTCTATAAGAATGCATATAATCACCTTGTCGACCAATATCCTTACTGGAACCGCTCATTAGGAAGAGATCACATATGG TCTTTTTCATGGGATGAAGGTGCTTGTTATGCTCCAAAGGAGATATGGAACAGTATGATGCTGGTCCACTGGGGTAATACAAATTCAAAGCACAATCATTCAACAACAGCATATTGGGCTGACAACTGGGATAACATATCACCTGACAGAAGAGGAGACCATCCGTGTTTCGATCCAGATAAAGATCTAGTACTTCCTGCATGGAAGAGTCCCAATTTGGATTCTCTGAAATTAAAACTTTGGTCTTG GCCTCGTGAGAAGCGAAAAATGCTTTTCTACTTCAATGGCAATTTAGGACCAGCATATGAAAATGGAAGACCAGAAACTAC ATATAGTATGGGTATCAGGCAAAAAGTAGCAGAAGAGTTTGGTTCAGTCCCTAATAAAGAAGGGAATCTAGGAAGACAACATGCAGATGATGTGACTGTAACTCCTATGCGGTCTGATAATTATCATGAAGATTTGGCTAGTTCTGTTTTTTGCGGGGTTATGCCTGGGGATGGGTGGAGTGGTCGAATGGAAGACAGCATTTTACAAGGTTGCATCCCTGTCATCATTCAG GATGGGATCTTCCTGCCATATGAGAATGTGCTCAACTATAAAAGCTTTTCTGTTCGGATAAAGGAAGATGAAATACCAAGCATGATGAACGTTCTCCGG GGAATTAACGATACAGAAATAGATTTCATGCTGGAAAATGTAAAGAAGATCTGGCAGAGATTCTTATATCGTGATTCTATGTTGCTCGAGGCTGAGAGGCAGAAAACTGTGTTTGGGCATGTAGAAGCTTGGGCTAAAGAATTGTCACAACTAAAGGAAGATGATGTCTTCGCGACACTTATTCAG GTTTTGCATTATAAATTACATAATGAGCCTTGGAGGCAACAATTTGTATATGGGAAGAAGGAATTTGGAGTACCCAAAGAATGCTTGATCAACACATAG
- the LOC141712540 gene encoding uncharacterized protein LOC141712540 isoform X2 — MFSLQKWKCSWSYVATIASIVALVSLLDLLLFHGVSYSTYLGSTQVRNSCMYVNCSTEGGTDQLMRNSPPLIDLNAQFPADLHKAVVYNGAPWKAEIGRWLSGCNSNATALKISEGISGKSCENNCSGQGICNHALGQCRCFHGFIGEGCTDRVQLSCNYPASDEEPYGRWVVSICPAYCDTTRAMCFCGEGTKYPTRPVAEACGFQVNLPAEPGAPALTNWSRADLDNIFTTNASKPGWCNVDPVEVYNHKMKFKTDCDCKYDGLWGAFCEVPVSCTCINQCSGHGYCRGGFCQEHRGLRSSLTLEFYKNAYNHLVDQYPYWNRSLGRDHIWSFSWDEGACYAPKEIWNSMMLVHWGNTNSKHNHSTTAYWADNWDNISPDRRGDHPCFDPDKDLVLPAWKSPNLDSLKLKLWSWPREKRKMLFYFNGNLGPAYENGRPETTYSMGIRQKVAEEFGSVPNKEGNLGRQHADDVTVTPMRSDNYHEDLASSVFCGVMPGDGWSGRMEDSILQGCIPVIIQDGIFLPYENVLNYKSFSVRIKEDEIPSMMNVLRGINDTEIDFMLENVKKIWQRFLYRDSMLLEAERQKTVFGHVEAWAKELSQLKEDDVFATLIQVLHYKLHNEPWRQQFVYGKKEFGVPKECLINT; from the exons ATGTTCTCTCTTCAGAAATGGAAGTGTTCGTGGTCTTATGTGGCTACAATTGCTTCGATTGTGGCTTTAGTTTCTTTGCTCGATTTGTTATTGTTTCACGGGGTGTCTTATTCGACCTATTTAGGATCTACCCAAGTTAGAAACTCGTGTATGTACGTAAATTGTTCAACTGAAGGAGGAACTGATCAACTTATGCGAAATTCACCACCattaattgatttaaatgctCAGTTTCCTGCTGATTTGCACAAAGCAGTGGTCTACAATGGCGCTCCGTGGAAGGCTGAGATTGGCCGTTGGTTATCTGGTTGTAATTCAAATGCTACTGCGTTGAAGATTTCCGAG GGTATTAGTGGCAAGAGCTGTGAAAACAATTGTAGTGGGCAAGGGATATGTAATCATGCGTTGGGTCAATGTCGCTGCTTTCATGGATTTATCG GAGAAGGATGCACAGATAGAGTTCAGTTAAGCTGCAATTATCCAGCATCAGATGAGGAACCATATGGACGGTGGGTTGTCTCAATATGCCCAGCTTACTGTGACACAACAAGAGCAATGTGCTTCTGCGGGGAAGGCACAAAGTACCCAACTCGTCCAGTTGCTGAGGCATGTGGGTTTCAAGTGAA CTTACCCGCTGAACCTGGGGCCCCTGCACTAACTAATTGGTCGAGAGCTGATTTAGATAATATCTTCACGACAAATGCTAGCAAACCTGGCTGGTGTAATGTGGATCCAGTGGAAGTCTATAATCATAAGATGAAGTTCAAAACGGACTGTGACTGTAAGTATGATGGTCTATGGGGAGCATTCTGTGAAGTACCTGTGTCATGCACTTGTATCAATCAATGCTCCGGTCATGGATATTGTCGTGGTGGATTTTGCCAG GAACACAGGGGCTTAAGGAGCTCTTTGACATTGGAGTTCTATAAGAATGCATATAATCACCTTGTCGACCAATATCCTTACTGGAACCGCTCATTAGGAAGAGATCACATATGG TCTTTTTCATGGGATGAAGGTGCTTGTTATGCTCCAAAGGAGATATGGAACAGTATGATGCTGGTCCACTGGGGTAATACAAATTCAAAGCACAATCATTCAACAACAGCATATTGGGCTGACAACTGGGATAACATATCACCTGACAGAAGAGGAGACCATCCGTGTTTCGATCCAGATAAAGATCTAGTACTTCCTGCATGGAAGAGTCCCAATTTGGATTCTCTGAAATTAAAACTTTGGTCTTG GCCTCGTGAGAAGCGAAAAATGCTTTTCTACTTCAATGGCAATTTAGGACCAGCATATGAAAATGGAAGACCAGAAACTAC ATATAGTATGGGTATCAGGCAAAAAGTAGCAGAAGAGTTTGGTTCAGTCCCTAATAAAGAAGGGAATCTAGGAAGACAACATGCAGATGATGTGACTGTAACTCCTATGCGGTCTGATAATTATCATGAAGATTTGGCTAGTTCTGTTTTTTGCGGGGTTATGCCTGGGGATGGGTGGAGTGGTCGAATGGAAGACAGCATTTTACAAGGTTGCATCCCTGTCATCATTCAG GATGGGATCTTCCTGCCATATGAGAATGTGCTCAACTATAAAAGCTTTTCTGTTCGGATAAAGGAAGATGAAATACCAAGCATGATGAACGTTCTCCGG GGAATTAACGATACAGAAATAGATTTCATGCTGGAAAATGTAAAGAAGATCTGGCAGAGATTCTTATATCGTGATTCTATGTTGCTCGAGGCTGAGAGGCAGAAAACTGTGTTTGGGCATGTAGAAGCTTGGGCTAAAGAATTGTCACAACTAAAGGAAGATGATGTCTTCGCGACACTTATTCAG GTTTTGCATTATAAATTACATAATGAGCCTTGGAGGCAACAATTTGTATATGGGAAGAAGGAATTTGGAGTACCCAAAGAATGCTTGATCAACACATAG